A region from the Microbulbifer sp. MKSA007 genome encodes:
- a CDS encoding DNA topoisomerase — protein sequence MKSIVITEKPSQARNVMKAVGSRYGEVLAAQGHLLRLQSPEEANPDWKAWSSELLRPQGGRYGLVADRTSGKGERLDKIKRALGNADQVIIATDCDREGQAIGENLLHFYGYKGRVLRAMFTAEDEKTLCAAFASAKPNTEYQPLYDAAVARAQADQVFNLSLTRTATTRLVPSGVRAVIGIGRVRTPTLGIVCKREQELSDFKPRDYFELTADVQGEHGVFQLHHRPADSERYFEKAKAEAITAAATGWHGPAKVTKENRRQAPGKPVDLPSLQKQAAKWGWTAKKTLDVAQALYEIHKLTTYPRAAVRYLPENMVEGASTVFTALVGGGYVKDLDWQAPTIRTGKRGVFSDAGLAGESHHAIIPNPAVIDQFAKIIAVLNADERKLFDFIAKTFLASLGPDYEYHQTQIAISVPVNNQAVVFKTVGRSTIHPGWRSVYSEFIEDKPSSDNEAELPQVRDGEGVGISAVSIDAKKTKAPARYTEGSLIEAMQNAWRFVEDEGQRARLKEAKGIGTPATRDTIIEGLKKQGFLTVSKGKLFASDTAMQLYHLLQGRCPSLLDPATTATMEARLDDIVSGRAGADEIIHEICNSAVTAIDVLGQQGQQLDIQRKPSPAMVKAAKGKAEREGKRLTRKDLASYDTLRAYLGPLKERTDEPAAPSPAQLKFALSIAERLSQPLPDAAKGSAKALSSWIDANNFASESQMKWISKFVEEGKVKKPKGYPDKVSPKVAKALLDKMFKKK from the coding sequence ATGAAATCAATCGTCATTACAGAAAAACCCTCACAAGCCCGTAATGTCATGAAGGCCGTTGGATCTCGATATGGAGAGGTACTGGCGGCGCAAGGACACTTGCTGCGGCTTCAATCTCCAGAAGAAGCCAATCCGGATTGGAAAGCCTGGTCTTCAGAGCTGCTGCGCCCGCAAGGTGGCCGGTATGGGTTGGTGGCCGATAGAACCAGCGGTAAAGGTGAGCGCCTTGATAAAATCAAGCGAGCCTTAGGCAATGCCGATCAAGTCATCATTGCAACAGACTGCGACCGTGAAGGTCAGGCGATTGGCGAAAACCTCTTGCATTTTTACGGCTATAAGGGCCGTGTTCTGCGAGCTATGTTTACGGCAGAAGATGAAAAGACGCTTTGCGCAGCCTTTGCCTCAGCCAAGCCCAATACGGAGTATCAGCCGCTTTATGATGCAGCGGTTGCCCGCGCTCAGGCTGATCAGGTTTTCAATCTTAGTCTAACAAGAACCGCAACGACCAGATTGGTGCCTTCTGGTGTGCGTGCTGTTATTGGCATTGGCCGTGTTCGCACCCCAACACTTGGAATTGTCTGCAAGCGTGAGCAAGAGCTTTCCGATTTCAAGCCACGAGATTACTTTGAACTGACTGCAGATGTTCAAGGTGAACATGGCGTGTTCCAGCTTCACCACCGACCTGCAGATAGCGAACGCTATTTTGAAAAGGCTAAGGCTGAAGCAATCACCGCTGCTGCCACCGGCTGGCATGGTCCAGCCAAGGTCACGAAAGAAAACCGGCGTCAGGCTCCAGGCAAGCCCGTTGATCTTCCAAGCTTGCAAAAGCAAGCTGCAAAATGGGGATGGACGGCAAAGAAAACATTAGATGTTGCGCAGGCTCTTTACGAGATCCACAAGCTGACAACCTACCCACGCGCTGCGGTGCGCTACCTTCCCGAGAACATGGTTGAGGGAGCAAGCACTGTGTTTACTGCTCTTGTTGGCGGCGGTTATGTGAAGGATCTGGACTGGCAGGCACCAACAATCAGGACAGGCAAACGCGGTGTGTTCTCAGATGCCGGACTAGCTGGTGAATCTCATCATGCCATCATCCCCAATCCAGCTGTGATTGATCAGTTTGCAAAGATCATTGCAGTGCTGAACGCTGATGAGCGAAAGCTGTTTGATTTCATAGCCAAGACATTCCTTGCCTCTCTAGGCCCTGATTACGAATATCACCAGACGCAGATTGCTATCAGTGTGCCGGTGAACAATCAGGCTGTAGTGTTTAAGACTGTGGGCCGCTCCACAATCCATCCTGGCTGGCGTTCTGTTTACAGTGAGTTCATCGAGGACAAACCGAGCTCAGATAACGAGGCAGAACTTCCTCAGGTTCGAGACGGTGAAGGCGTGGGGATCTCAGCTGTCAGCATTGACGCCAAGAAGACAAAAGCGCCTGCTCGTTACACGGAAGGGTCTTTGATTGAAGCCATGCAAAACGCATGGAGGTTTGTTGAAGATGAAGGCCAGCGGGCACGGCTGAAGGAAGCCAAGGGCATTGGAACTCCGGCAACCAGAGACACCATTATTGAAGGTTTGAAGAAGCAAGGCTTTCTTACTGTCTCCAAGGGCAAACTCTTTGCAAGCGATACGGCTATGCAGCTCTACCACCTTTTGCAAGGTCGGTGTCCCTCACTCCTTGATCCAGCGACCACCGCAACAATGGAAGCTCGGCTTGATGACATTGTGAGTGGTCGTGCCGGTGCTGATGAAATCATCCATGAAATTTGCAACTCTGCAGTGACGGCTATTGATGTTCTTGGTCAACAAGGCCAGCAGCTTGATATTCAGCGTAAACCGAGCCCTGCTATGGTCAAAGCCGCTAAAGGCAAGGCGGAGCGCGAAGGCAAGCGTTTAACCCGTAAAGATCTGGCAAGCTATGACACCTTGCGAGCATATCTTGGACCACTGAAAGAGCGAACAGATGAACCAGCTGCACCAAGTCCAGCACAGCTCAAGTTTGCCTTGTCGATAGCTGAGCGCTTATCTCAGCCGCTTCCAGATGCGGCCAAAGGCTCAGCAAAAGCGCTTAGCAGCTGGATTGACGCTAACAACTTTGCCAGTGAAAGCCAGATGAAGTGGATTTCTAAGTTCGTTGAGGAAGGCAAAGTCAAGAAACCTAAAGGCTATCCGGACAAGGTATCTCCCAAGGTTGCCA
- a CDS encoding helix-turn-helix transcriptional regulator: MAEELGISQSAYSRWEKDPDGLDGYQLADLAKILGCSARDLRTDSAKAAVQKNRIFLRSLRKRLGS; encoded by the coding sequence ATGGCTGAAGAGCTGGGGATCTCTCAATCTGCTTATTCCAGGTGGGAGAAAGATCCTGATGGCCTTGATGGGTATCAGCTGGCGGATCTAGCTAAGATCTTGGGGTGTTCGGCCAGAGATCTGCGAACGGATTCTGCAAAAGCTGCTGTCCAAAAAAACAGGATCTTCTTGAGGAGCTTGCGGAAGAGACTAGGGTCGTAA
- a CDS encoding Hcp family type VI secretion system effector: MPTPAYITIEGSTQGPITQGAFTEDSVGNVWQEGHEDEIMVQAIDHTVIIPRDIQSGQPAGQRVHTPFKFTCSMNKSIPLLYNALVSGEMLPKCEVKWYRTNSSGKQEHFFTTSFEDALVTNIECGLPHCQDPKNADFTQLITIELSYRKIMWEHTVSGTSGADDWRAPAA; encoded by the coding sequence ATGCCAACACCCGCTTATATCACCATTGAAGGGTCAACTCAGGGTCCAATCACGCAAGGCGCGTTTACTGAAGATTCCGTCGGTAACGTGTGGCAGGAAGGCCATGAAGACGAGATCATGGTGCAGGCCATTGATCATACCGTCATCATTCCTCGTGATATCCAGTCCGGCCAGCCAGCTGGTCAGCGCGTGCACACTCCGTTCAAGTTCACCTGCTCCATGAACAAGTCCATCCCGCTGCTGTATAATGCGCTGGTCTCTGGTGAGATGCTGCCGAAGTGTGAAGTCAAATGGTACCGCACCAATTCTTCTGGCAAGCAGGAGCACTTCTTCACCACCTCATTTGAAGATGCGCTTGTAACCAACATCGAGTGCGGCCTGCCACATTGTCAGGATCCGAAGAATGCTGACTTCACTCAGCTGATCACCATTGAACTGTCTTATCGCAAGATCATGTGGGAGCACACAGTCTCCGGCACGTCTGGTGCTGATGACTGGCGCGCACCTGCTGCTTAA